A window of the Leishmania mexicana MHOM/GT/2001/U1103 complete genome, chromosome 29 genome harbors these coding sequences:
- a CDS encoding eukaryotic translation initiation factor 3 subunit 7-like protein, translated as MSFKLPELYINPQFSWGPPEEEMKLDDGAPFELYSKADPLEALDWFTYKREADVSDSDSNDEAVAANKRKAFKQVEDNARLNALRTEREKTVMFNPRNNGPRNAKMAAGKKGGKDNRNNNQRRNRRKVTELPNTYNASAMAVVQHVMKQTDMTKLRMGALPKVIELGLYGTPPIYNTGIEAATCARPLPLDESKYEEDYFMRGLTTEDPELRKIMGEAQRYPLVVVTDEILSLLMVCTRSSYPWHIRVLNYNNIWILVKGEDSNIEKQWVSETAGHEIRPSEGADNRAERISSLGEESTKVYDCFARASCAKSFAQIKTSHSPFSRKQPRMYSYRRYILHDGTPDRYDIVVRCEVDAVMPRTNDRVRCFALLEQCVVSEKDSSWRREGLLKNAASFLPIEYAHNGCKIARWTALSLLSDAKLMKIGFVTCEERMEKGQRVFDHKQHEVLSVQTYSPASLATQFGIDVSNMWAIVDHIMRPFIEGHSICPSILMKPGDKSELIVVEEEDDDDESDEDDSEEDGDDGDDKDDE; from the coding sequence ATGTCCTTTAAACTCCCCGAGCTGTATATCAACCCCCAGTTCTCCTGGGGCCCTCCCGAAGAGGAGATGAAGCTGGACGACGGCGCCCCTTTTGAACTCTACTCCAAGGCAGACCCGCTCGAGGCGCTGGACTGGTTCACCtacaagagagaggcggatgTGAGCGACAGCGATAGCAACGACGAAGCCGTGGCAGCCAACAAGCGCAAGGCGTTCAAGCAGGTGGAGGACAACGCCCGTCTcaacgcgctgcgcacggaGCGCGAGAAGACAGTCATGTTCAACCCGCGCAACAACGGCCCGCGTAACGCGAAGATGGCGGCTGGCAAGAAGGGCGGCAAGGACAACCGCAACAACAACCAGCGCCGCAACCGCCGCAAGGTGACAGAGCTGCCAAACACCTATAACGCCTCTGCGATGGCTGTGGTGCAGCACGTGATGAAGCAGACGGATATGACGAAGCTCCGCATGGGCGCGCTACCAAAGGTGATCGAGCTCGGCCTCTATGGTACCCCACCGATCTACAACACTGGCATCGAGGCAgccacgtgcgcacgcccgctgccgctcgacgAATCCAAGTACGAGGAGGACTACTTTATGCGTGGGCTCACCACGGAGGATccggagctgcgcaagatcatgggcgaggcgcagcgctACCCGCTCGTGGTCGTCACGGATGAGAttctgtcgctgctgatggtgTGCACCCGCTCCTCCTACCCGTGGCACATTCGCGTGCTCAACTACAACAACATCTGGATCCTGGTCAAGGGTGAGGACAGCAACATCGAAAAGCAGTGGGTGAGCGAGACGGCCGGGCATGAGATCCGCCCGTCGGAGGGCGCCGACAACCGTGCCGAGCGCATCTCTTCCCTGGGCGAGGAGTCGACCAAGGTGTACGACTGCttcgcgcgtgcgtcgtgCGCGAAGAGCTTTGCACAAATCAAGACGAGCCACAGTCCCTTCTCCCGCAAGCAGCCGCGCATGTACAGCTACCGCCGCTACATCCTGCACGACGGCACGCCGGACCGCTACGACATCGTCGTGCGCTGCGAAGTGGATGCGGTGATGCCGCGCACGAACGACCGCGTCCGCTGCttcgcgctgctggagcagtgCGTCGTCAGCGAGAAGGACTCGTCTTGGCGCCGCGAGGGTCTGCTGAAGAACGCCGCCTCCTTCCTGCCTATCGAGTACGCGCACAACGGCTGCAAGATCGCGCGCTGGACGGCGCTGTCTCTCCTCTCGGACGCGAAGCTGATGAAAATCGGTTTCGTGACTTGCGAGGAACGAATGGAGAAGGGCCAGCGCGTGTTCGACCACAAGCAACACGAGGTGCTCTCCGTACAGACCTACTCGCCCGCGTCGCTCGCCACGCAGTTCGGTATTGACGTGTCGAACATGTGGGCCATCGTGGACCACATCATGCGACCCTTCATCGAGGGCCATTCGATCTGCCCGTCGATTCTCATGAAGCCCGGTGACAAGTCAGAGCTCAtcgtcgtcgaggaggaggacgacgacgatgaaagcgacgaggacgactcggaggaggacggcgacgacggcgatgacaAGGACGACGAGTAG
- a CDS encoding protein kinase-like protein, translated as MLWADFGPPLHDFLGPDGQAAMGPILFAEATKVHYRGSVYHGVTEEMLQRGGSTFSIQVSIPTFPTNITLVRPIMMSILTSNVRLVDDTGTVVRRRLHVAHGEAAAQAFNHTQTKLAWRRLAKDILSHSEIEVSPNGHAVKVRFASGKWVLPAQTSALIVPCLPFSLFEQLGRLGVQDLPNNCLAGDPFFVSKKSFLQLDEARWNPSQQVFVTGGPISVPLIGASTVSDKTELERGLSVMEGYTCLHTRSASVRGSRWDVRDRVYRFTPHRGGVQTLCYMPYPDTLPFLSVKLMDSYEVAGPEGVSTDPPQVHADLEFAGTIYGTNLTERDTAVITDELCTDFKSQNVFFVDLFFSSSSRVSFLGTFHKRGIYHVCYHREGSPMYVLVSTLLVERGADVVIDNDSPNVLIDQDVKLLQSASVSRLNVQEKGNLNLRQRSLNVSYFLWSGGSISGRGTINCTGYAKITTQGYETRQLSVPLYNYGEMTIDVQRLSIERDGAIHNYGNLTLAVSSMGVDSISSVLSAGRRNAITNYPGGVIRIMALDERSYALLTGRFNFQGGSVLLLGKINLTDASSFAASTVTLKSGTLLTAQKMHLGGTVVVEERSALTLMKGCVLISTTVAGDGVVQLLGDDVVLNSLTVTGSIRALFGVGLADPISIIAFGTTQFGEDTVVHVTNANFVAPSGFAKATFLGRLIADFVTVRFSGNMILQIGGVAVLYGNMSGEALSFRRTLTKLSGYSLPLATASFVSRNATMFVIDTFRLDEAVDLNTRSDSASAKGAVSSSDPFNKSIVNSPAAAATRACEVYMPTSQRLTVSGRLVLRGCVQVPSGNISGAVVKLEDSADWELLHQTFCIFADPETLPHLCRHHRRSAPPLQSGLALSEKVSVRNPASFVLDELTLIHSHTRVMDSVPITIKDTIIVRAGSTLELAYGMVMAARHIIIEGTLVVNNPQNTVLKGLVEVKEEGIIELHGVSGMSCVNELLVEGRLYLAPNARGFHFRCLSASDDGIGGEDTEAAPADPEGSGTMKTPGRLDALLRKRTLANLQPGMTCPDDVIHDYDSRRQFINLYWMRQAYDPPADQPTRRDMIWMTLFGIACCFGTFHILLAMWGYTYKKWWSDIRAPCPLQLTLTWDELSYSAVNYFFFCRFIIVHLLNTMSAFHPGLPAPLPSVAGMLLRGMGLLMPHHQTPISRPRKVGLFYIVWLFTFLYVKKRGSWLIAYLRRRHPYLLGVVQKLYTVLTVLNFIFLAPLMSSVVDAIAWPTLLRNVPTYELMQQDIWVAISIISFLSMGVMAPSSILTNQMCIPHMDLRVRASNMFLHFAVQMWETVMWKVFYNNPMCVVLNCICFQFFRLAFLLWFPATPYKNVNRFIIFLLMQPFFVYLAIILYVVLVRTGVYTSCTQGTDLFRVVAAAFVIVLFVNFWRNVLFTQEATTPTGDVSIDALRCSMTQIRNRIHDLKFEVYACTDAMERENILNAIARMRIEYLEKQERYRFETHRILRPFIFNGTGFDGDTHMQSHSSVASYSNDDGDDASNLNPAMSPNMQHGTLLSVEEMETFSCGPALGKGSYGTVHLGILTNGKMVAVKYVNVVSESPEALASVKAEVNMLRELSHPNIIRYFGAHTIQDTMLVFMEFAVGGSLTSIVKKFTHLTEPVMQLYSFQILKGLQYLHDKGVVHRDIKGENILIDGYGVAKLADFGCSKSLANIANSSQVGCGTLVGSPFWMAPEVIRSEAYGTKADIWSVGCTVVEMLNGGEPPWREEFDNVYSAMFYVGSTNDIPQIPPETSDPCRDFLFRCFERDVMKRASADELLQHPWLKSAAAASHAEDSSDNFLSFSAVSSPSLKSTYDGQRTAGFSRSTPHSSREDLTSPLNGSTAPQPPNNSIASITSSGSKKLK; from the coding sequence ATGCTGTGGGCAGACTTTGGGCCTCCACTGCACGACTTCTTAGGACCCGATGGACAAGCCGCGATGGGCCCGATCTTGTTTGCCGAGGCCACGAAAGTTCACTATCGCGGCTCCGTCTACCACGGCGTTACGGAGGagatgctgcagcgcggcggcagcaccttcTCCATTCAGGTGTCCATCCCAACGTTTCCGACGAACATTACGCTTGTTCGTCCCATCATGATGTCCATCCTGACAAGCAACGTGCGCCTTGTCGACGACACGGGGACTGTCGTGCGCCGCCGGCTGCACGTGGCGCacggtgaggcggcggcacaggcgTTCAATCACACGCAGACGAAGCTGGCCTGGCGCCGCCTTGCGAAAGATATTCTTTCCCATAGCGAGATCGAGGTTAGCCCGAATGGGCACGCCGTGAAGGTGAGGTTTGCGAGTGGGAAGTGGGTTCTGCCGGCTCAGACGTCAGCGCTCATCGTCCCTTGCCTGCCCTTTTCCTTGTTTGAGCAGCTGGGCAGGCTCGGGGTGCAGGATTTGCCGAATAACTGCCTCGCCGGAGACCCTTTTTTTGTGAGCAAGAAATCATTTCTGCAGCTGGACGAGGCACGGTGGAACCCGTCGCAGCAAGTGTTCGTCACCGGCGGGCCCATCTCCGTCCCTCTCATCGGCGCCTCCACCGTTTCTGACAAGACCGAGCTGGAGCGGGGGCTTAGCGTGATGGAGGGCTACACGTgtctgcacacgcgcagcgcctctgtGCGTGGCAGCCGCTGGGACGTCCGCGACAGGGTCTACCGCTTTACCCCACACCGTGGCGGTGTGCAAACCCTCTGCTACATGCCCTATCCAGACACGCTGCCATTTCTGAGCGTGAAGCTGATGGACTCGTACGAGGTGGCTGGCCCGGAAGGGGTCTCGACGGATCCGCCACAGGTTCACGCAGACCTAGAGTTCGCCGGCACCATCTATGGCACCAACCTGACAGAGCGCGACACGGCGGTCATTACGGATGAGCTGTGCACCGACTTCAAGTCGCAGAACGTCTTCTTCGTCGACCtcttcttcagcagcagctctcgaGTGAGCTTCCTCGGCACATTCCACAAGCGCGGCATTTACCACGTGTGTTACCACCGCGAAGGTTCCCCTATGTACGTGTTGGTGTCGACATTATTGGTAGAGCGGGGTGCGGATGTCGTGATCGATAACGACAGCCCCAATGTGCTGATAGACCAGGACGTCAAGCTGCTGCAGTCCGCCTCCGTTTCGCGGCTCAACGTCCAAGAGAAGGGAAACCTCAAcctccgccagcgcagcctgAATGTGTCGTACTTCCTCTGGTCTGGAGGCAGCATCTCTGGCAGAGGCACCATCAACTGCACTGGGTATGCGAAGATCACCACCCAAGGCTACGAGACGCGGCAGCTGTCGGTGCCGCTCTATAACTACGGCGAGATGACGATCGACGTGCAGCGACTGTCCATAGAGCGGGATGGGGCGATCCACAACTACGGCAACCTGACGCTGGCCGTCTCGAGCATGGGCGTGgacagcatcagcagcgtcCTCTCTGCTGGGCGGCGCAACGCGATCACGAACTACCCAGGAGGCGTCATTCGCATCATGGCGCTCGACGAGCGCTCCTACGCGCTACTCACCGGGCGCTTCAATTTCCAAGGTGGGTCAGTGCTGCTGTTAGGAAAGATCAACCTCACCGACGCCTCCAGCTTTGCAGCTTCGACCGTGACGCTGAAGAGTGGAACCCTTCTCACGGCCCAGAAGATGCACCTTGGCGGCacagtggtggtggaggagcgaTCCGCTCTGACGCTGATGAAGGGCTGTGTCCTTATTTCGACGACCGTCGCGGGCGATggcgtggtgcagctgctggggGATGACGTGGTGCTCAACTCGCTCACGGTGACGGGCTCCATTCGCGCACTTTTCGGCGTAGGTCTGGCCGATCCGATCTCCATCATCGCCTTCGGTACTACGCAATTTGGCGAGGACACCGTAGTGCATGTGACAAACGCCAATTTCGTGGCCCCAAGCGGGTTCGCCAAGGCGACATTTCTCGGCCGCCTCATCGCCGACTTTGTCACGGTGCGCTTCAGCGGCAACATGATTCTGCAGATCGGCGGCGTGGCAGTGCTGTACGGCAACATGTCCGGCGAAGCCCTCAGCTTCCGTCGCACCCTCACCAAGCTGTCCGGCTACTCGCTGCCGCTTGCCACGGCGTCTTTCGTGTCGCGAAATGCGACCATGTTTGTAATAGACACCTTCCGCCTGGACGAGGCGGTCGATCTCAACACGCGCAGCGACTCGGCCTCTGCGAAGGGTGCCGTCTCCTCGTCCGACCCCTTCAACAAAAGCATCGTTAACAGcccggcggccgcggcgacgcgagCGTGTGAGGTGTATATGCCGACGTCGCAGCGTCTGACGGTGAGCGGGCGGCTTGTGCTGCGTGGATGTGTGCAGGTGCCGTCAGGCAACATcagcggcgcggtggtgAAGCTGGAGGACTCGGCAGACTGGGAGCTACTGCACCAGACATTTTGCATCTTTGCCGATCCGgagacgctgccgcacctctgtcgacaccaccgtcgcagcgcacCGCCCCTGCAGAGCGGCTTGGCGCTTAGCGAAAAGGTGTCCGTGCGCAACCCGGCGTCTTTCGTGCTTGACGAGCTTACGCTTATTCACAGCCACACGCGTGTCATGGACTCTGTCCCCATCACCATCAAGGACACAATCATCGTGCGGGCCGGCTCCACCCTTGAGCTGGCCTATGGCATGGTGATGGCAGCGCGCCACATCATCATCGAGGGCACCCTCGTTGTGAACAACCCGCAAAACACAGTTTTGAAGGGCCTGGTggaggtgaaggaggagggcatcATCGAGCTACACGGTGTCTCCGGGATGTCGTGCGTGAACGAGCTTCTGGTGGAGGGGCGCCTCTACCTTGCACCGAACGCGCGGGGGTTCCACTTCCGCTGCCTGAGCGCCAGCGATgacggcatcggcggcgaggacacCGAGGCGGCACCGGCCGACCCGGAGGGCAGCGGAACCATGAAGACGCCGGGCCGCctcgacgcgctgctgcgcaagcgGACCCTGGCGAACCTCCAGCCTGGCATGACGTGCCCCGATGACGTCATTCACGATTACGACTCACGCCGCCAGTTCATCAACCTGTACTGGATGCGCCAGGCGTACGACCCGCCAGCTGACCAGCCGACGCGGCGCGACATGATCTGGATGACGCTCTTCGGCATTGCCTGCTGCTTTGGCACATTTCACATCCTGCTGGCTATGTGGGGATACACGTACAAGAAGTGGTGGAGCGACATTCGGGCGCCGTGTCCACTGCAGCTCACGCTAACGTGGGATGAGCTGAGCTACAGCGCCGTCAACTACTTCTTCTTCTGCAGATTCATCATCGTCCACCTCCTGAACACCATGTCCGCCTTTCACCCGGGGCTGccagcgccgttgccgtcggTGGCTGGCATGCTTCTGCGCGGGATGGGGCTGCTCATGCCGCACCACCAGACGCCGATCAGCCGCCCCCGCAAGGTCGGCCTCTTCTACATTGTGTGGCTCTTCACATTCCTCTACGTGAAAAAGCGGGGCAGCTGGCTGATAGCGTATCTGCGCCGCAGGCACCCATATTTGCTGGGCGTTGTGCAGAAGCTCTACACGGTGCTGACCGTTCTCAACTTCATTTTTCTGGCGCCGCTCATGTCGTCTGTGGTGGACGCGATTGCGTGGCCGACCCTGCTGCGCAACGTGCCCACGTACGAACTGATGCAGCAGGACATCTGGGTCGCCATCTCCATCATTTCCTTCCTGTCGATGGGTGTCATGGCACCATCGAGCATATTGACGAACCAGATGTGTATCCCTCACATGGATCTTCGGGTGCGGGCGTCGAACATGTTTCTGCACTTCGCGGTGCAGATGTGGGAGACGGTCATGTGGAAGGTGTTCTACAACAACCCGATGTGCGTGGTCCTCAACTGCATCTGCTTTCAGTTCTTCCGGCTCGCCTTCCTGTTGTGGTTTCCCGCCACGCCGTACAAGAACGTGAACCGATTCATAATCTTCCTGTTGATGCAGCCCTTCTTTGTTTACCTCGCCATCATCCTGTACGTGGTGCTGGTACGCACCGGGGTGTACACGAGCTGCACGCAAGGCACCGACTTGTtccgcgtcgtcgcggcggcgttcgTCATCGTGCTCTTCGTCAATTTTTGGCGCAACGTGCTCTTTACGCAGGAGGCGACGACGCCTACAGGTGACGTCTCCATCGACGCCCTGCGCTGCTCCATGACCCAGATTCGCAATCGCATCCATGACCTGAAGTTTGAAGTGTACGCGTGCACTGACGCAATGGAACGGGAGAACATCCTCAACGCCATTGCCCGGATGCGGATCGAGTACCTGGAGAAGCAGGAGCGCTACCGCTTCGAGACACACCGGATTCTGCGACCGTTCATCTTCAACGGGACCGGCTTCGACGGCGATACACACATGCAGTcacacagcagcgtcgcTTCGTACAGCAACGACGATGGTGACGATGCATCCAACCTGAATCCGGCTATGTCACCGAACATGCAGCACGGTACCCTTCTCagcgtggaggagatggagacCTTCAGCTGCGGTCCAGCGCTAGGCAAAGGCAGTTACGGCACCGTGCACCTTGGCATTCTCACAAACGGCAAGATGGTGGCCGTCAAGTATGTGAACGTCGTTAGCGAGAGCCCCGAGGCTCTGGCGAGCGTGAAGGCTGAGGTGAACATGCTGCGTGAGTTGTCCCACCCGAACATTATCCGCTACTTTGGCGCGCACACGATCCAGGACACAATGCTGGTGTTCATGGAGTTCGCCGTCGGGGGCAGCTTGACCTCCATTGTGAAGAAATTCACGCACCTCACGGAACCTGTCATGCAGCTCTACTCATTCCAGATCTTGAAGGGGCTTCAGTACCTGCACGACAAGGGTGTTGTGCACCGCGACATCAAGGGCGAGAATATTCTCATCGACGGCTACGGTGTGGCGAAACTGGCGGACTTTGGGTGCAGCAAGTCACTGGCGAACATCGCAAACTCCAGCCAGGTGGGCTGTGGGACGCTGGTGGGGTCCCCGTTTTGGATGGCGCCGGAGGTAATTCGGAGCGAGGCGTACGGCACCAAGGCGGACATCTGGTCCGTCGGGTGCACCGTCGTGGAGATGCTCAACGGTGGCGAGCCACCGTGGCGAGAGGAGTTCGACAACGTTTACTCTGCCATGTTTTACGTGGGCTCGACGAACGACATCCCGCAGATCCCGCCGGAGACGTCGGATCCGTGCCGCGActtcctcttccgctgcTTCGAGCGCGACGTCATGAAGCGGGCCTCAGCGGacgagctgctccagcaccCGTGGCTGAAgtcggctgccgcggcgtcccACGCGGAGGACTCGAGCGACAACTTCTTGTCCTTCTCGGCCGTTTCGTCCCCGTCGCTCAAATCAACATACGACGGGCAACGCACCGCGGGTttctcgcgcagcaccccGCATAGCTCTCGTGAGGACCTGACGTCACCGCTcaacggcagcaccgctccCCAGCCACCAAACAACAGCATCGCTAGCATCACCTCTAGTGGCTCCAAGAAGTTGAAATGA
- a CDS encoding putative kinesin produces MSSTGEVNVAAGSAVEGEDSRFRAGDALDEDDDGSAAAPSPTSTTSAATKVKKKKSAKTPSNRCVSGSVIDVGDNDDGQALSRCLVYCRLRPTIKKDYKEGGHALVTLEDKRVVVKDERHYDFDGSFGPLAEQAEVFESVAIPCIDHAFNGFCSALMCYGQTGTGKSYTMCNTDPQHLGIIPRAAKYIFEKIQANVVGDPTRTYAVAGQFVQIYRDNLGDLMVHEGKDRVEIHYDEENGVSLTGCTSHVLASSKEFMRFYNEGNARRVIGSTAMNAESSRGHTAMIIYVTSEDTEDIGKGKLRGKITFIDLAGYERFSKTGITNADPIRKDEAKTINASLLALGHVVSSLSAGTKHVPWRNAKLTRILQDSIGGRSRTSIILTVGPSSEHLYETTNTLQFGLRAMAVKVEAKMSVTVDYVKLSKKLMGLLSERDERISSLEVQIANRDAERQELLERYQRDRGDLEQRFAAELQQLTASGASEQQIRNLKEVYQAEIENLQDQQQEEIGYHDEIHSKEITQFIKEQKHQEAKSLMEMKLAQERLVEEFQRKLDNARGGTNEDLVRALQQLAEKDAILASRANDTARLHATIDVLTAQVRSFGGTVQADVDFPETFLDVSQVEEMRARLQGEVERNHNKVVDLSTQLDRASMLAHDRMEEVSKLQQEAERLHEKLVQAGVEISESNGELQELRERRAELIDVEELESLRLLMQTDIDELRSQRDELQAELRRVNEARVRESMARRRNVLDGPDTLKRILAEDVGEGTEGMGDSVAREQGRCDSNAADGVHKTGPKAKAMQRAYKKMIQKLNRQLSDSSRDRAALVQRIQQLERTLTLYGIPVQATPGCTTEYKEAGASHGGNTRGGPARPDTSASDRESSGAESHSEESLLTAGSADAALVLLFKEQEIEVRDGLIAQLEMQLSKAVSAYENDQKYIQELKALLLDAGETPPETSSSGSQPVERVPLDEYSTLLRQLRTHNRKLLVELLVLQSRQKAEATESPKTERLIFEEQLEERDTELEMKDEMLLEKNAMLQYMATLSARLINQMEALGLEPCCHLPERYQDLVKAEKDQLDIQAAKQRELEAQLQREQDERQKMKRLLEAINTEREQGAAVLRQTELRNKELRERENSAMTALQELTERTIQKEMMRDEALRRTTHELMELQARYANQQHRRSSNLFERLLRSIIE; encoded by the coding sequence ATGAGCTCCACTGGTGAGGTGAACGTAGCCGCCGGATCAGCAGTGGAAGGCGAAGATTCACGTTTCCGCGCCGGCGATGCGTtagacgaagacgacgacgggtCCGCAGCGGCCCCCTCGCCAACTTCGACAACTTCGGCTGCCACGAAGGTGAAGAAGAAGAAGTCGGCCAAGACGCCGTCCAACAGGtgcgtcagcggcagcgtcatcgATGTtggcgacaacgacgacggccAAGCCCTCTCTCGGTGCCTTGTGTACTGTCGACTGCGACCCACCATCAAGAAAGATTACAAGGAAGGCGGTCACGCGCTCGTCACTCTGGAGGACaagcgcgtcgtcgtcaaAGATGAGCGCCACTACGACTTTGACGGCAGCTTCGGCCCGCTCGCTGAGCAGGCGGAAGTGTTCGAATCCGTTGCAATCCCCTGCATTGACCACGCCTTCAACGGCTTCTGCTCCGCGCTGATGTGTTACGGCCAGACCGGCACTGGGAAGTCCTACACCATGTGCAACACCGACCCCCAGCACCTCGGCATCATCCCCCGTGCGGCGAAGTACATCTTCGAGAAGATCCAAGCCAACGTGGTGGGAGACCcgacgcgcacgtacgcggTGGCAGGCCAATTTGTGCAGATCTACCGCGATAACCTTGGCGATTTGATGGTGCATGAGGGCAAGGATCGCGTGGAGATCCACTACGACGAGGAGAACGGGGTGTCGCTGACAGGGTGCACCTCCCACGTCTTGGCAAGCTCGAAGGAGTTCATGCGCTTCTACAACGAGGGAAATGCGCGCCGCGTCATCGGGTCAACCGCCATGAACGCGGAGTCGAGCCGCGGGCACACCGCGATGATCATCTACGTCACGTCCGAAGACACGGAGGACATCGGCAAAGGTAAACTGCGCGGCAAGATCACGTTCATCGATCTGGCCGGGTACGAGCGCTTTAGCAAGACTGGCATCACCAATGCCGACCCGATCCGCAAGGATGAGGCCAAGACGATCAATGCGTCTCTCCTGGCTCTCGGCCACGTCGTCAGCTCCCTCTCGGCCGGCACGAAGCACGTTCCTTGGCGCAATGCGAAGCTGACGCGCATCCTGCAGGACTCGATCGGTgggcgcagccgcacctcgATCATCCTCACCGTTGGCCCCAGTAGCGAGCACCTGTACGAAACGACCAACACGCTTCAATTTGGTCTGCGTGCCATGGCTGTCAAGGTGGAGGCGAAGATGTCTGTTACGGTCGACTACGTGAAGCTGTCGAAGAAGCTCATGGGACTGCTGAGTGAGCGGGATGAGCGAATCAGCTCGTTGGAGGTGCAGATCGCAAACCGCGACGCGGAGCGGCAGGAACTGCTTGAGCGCTATCAGCGCGATCGTGGCGACCTTGAGCAGCGCTtcgccgcggagctgcagcagctgaccGCGTCCGGGGCAAGTGAGCAGCAGATCCGCAACCTCAAGGAGGTCTACCAGGCGGAGATCGAGAACCTGCAGgaccagcagcaggaggaaaTCGGGTACCATGACGAGATCCACTCGAAGGAGATCACGCAGTTCATCAAGGAGCAGAAGCACCAAGAAGCGAAGAGCCTGATGGAGATGAAGCTGGCGCAAGAGCGCCTGGTCGAGGAGTTCCAGCGGAAGCTCGACAACGCCCGCGGCGGGACGAACGAGGATCTCGTGCGCGCGCTACAGCAACTCGCTGAGAAGGACGCCATTCTCGCCTCGCGTGCGAACGACACGGCCCGCCTACACGCTACCATCGACGTGCTCACAGCGCAGGTGCGGTCCTTCGGTGGCACGGTGCAGGCGGACGTCGACTTTCCAGAGACGTTCCTGGACGTCTCGCAGGTAGAGGAGATGCGGGCCCGCCTGCAGGGTGAGGTGGAGCGCAACCACAACAAGGTAGTCGACCTCTCCACCCAGCTGGATCGCGCCTCAATGCTGGCGCACGATCGCATGGAGGAGGTGTCGAAGTTGCAGCAGGAAGCAGAGCGGCTGCACGAGAAGCTTGTCCAGGCCGGTGTGGAGATCAGCGAGTCGAACggggagctgcaggagctccGCGAGAGGCGGGCCGAGCTGATCGATGTCGAAGAGCTTGAGAGCCTTCGCCTGCTCATGCAGACAGACATTGACGAGCTGCGCAGTCAGAGAGACGAACTGCAGGCAGAGTTGAGACGTGTGAacgaggcgcgcgtgcgcgagtCCATGGCACGACGTCGCAACGTGCTGGACGGACCCGACACCCTAAAGCGCATCCTTGCGGAGGACGTTGGGGAAGGCACGGAGGGCATGGGCGACAGCGTCGCACGTGAGCAGGGGCGTTGTGACTCCAACGCTGCTGATGGGGTGCACAAAACGGGGCCAAAGGCAAAGGCGATGCAGAGGGCGTACAAGAAAATGATTCAAAAGCTGAACCGCCAGCTCTCGGATAGTAGTCGTGACAGGGCTGCCCTCGTGCAACGCATTCAGCAGCTCGAGCGCACGCTCACGCTCTACGGCATCCCTGTGCAGGCGACACCCGGGTGCACCACGGAGTATAAGGAGGCTGGGGCTAGTCACGGTGGCAACACTAGGGGGGGACCCGCTCGCCCAGACACCTCCGCGTCGGACCGGGAGAGCTCCGGCGCTGAGAGTCACTCAGAAGAGTCGCTGCTGACTGCTGGGAGCGCAGACGCCGCGCTCGTGCTGCTTTTCAAGGAGCAGGAGATTGAGGTGCGGGATGGCCTGATCGCCCAACTTGAGATGCAGTTGTCAAAGGCGGTGTCGGCATACGAAAACGATCAAAAATATATTCAGGAGCTGAAGGCGCTGCTACTCGATGCTGGTGAGACACCGCCAGAGACATCGTCGAGCGGCTCGCAGCCGGTGGAAAGGGTGCCGCTCGACGAGTACAGCACGCTGCTACGGCAGCTCCGTACCCATAACCGCAAGCTCCTAGTGGAGCTACTTGTGCTGCAGTCGCGccagaaggcggaggcgacggagtCACCCAAGACCGAGCGGTTGATCttcgaggagcagctggaggaacGAGACACGGAGCTGGAGATGAAGGACGAAATGCTGCTTGAGAAGAACGCAATGCTGCAGTACATGGCGACGCTGAGTGCACGGCTCATCAATCAGATGGAGGCGCTGGGCCTCGAGCCGTGCTGCCATCTGCCGGAGCGCTACCAAGACCTTGtcaaggcggagaaggaccAGCTCGACATCCAGGCAGCAAAGCAGCGTGAGCtagaggcgcagctgcagcgggagCAGGACGAGAGGCAGAAGATGAAACGGCTGCTCGAGGCGATCAACACCGAGCGTGAACagggcgccgccgtccttcGGCagacggagctgcgcaacAAGGAActgcgcgagcgcgagaACAGCGCGATGACGGCACTGCAGGAGCTCACAGAGCGAACGATACAGAAGGAAATGATGCGCGATGAGGCACTGCGGCGCACCACGCACGAGCTTatggagctgcaggcgcgtTACGCTAatcagcagcaccgccgcagctccaACCTCTTCGAGCGGCTTCTCCGCAGTATCATTGAATAG